In Shouchella patagoniensis, the following are encoded in one genomic region:
- a CDS encoding YjcZ family sporulation protein: MSYAGGGYNSGFALIVVLFILLVIIGASWIC, encoded by the coding sequence ATGAGTTACGCTGGTGGAGGATATAATAGTGGATTTGCATTAATTGTGGTATTGTTTATTTTGCTTGTTATTATTGGTGCTTCTTGGATTTGCTAA